The Helianthus annuus cultivar XRQ/B chromosome 11, HanXRQr2.0-SUNRISE, whole genome shotgun sequence region ctattcgccGTTGGTCGCCAacaatcccaactttaaaaataaccactgacagtcctaacttttaacatattggcctccaatagaccctgactaacagaaccctaacgccgttagtctccggtcgccggaaaaacgttCTTGGCCGGAAAAGTCAACATTTTTGACCCGAaactctttgtaaccttattatggACATTTGGAAACCTTTTTCTAGTAATAGCCCCAATTATTAAAGTCGTCGGAAAACTCCTTTTTCGCCaaaaaactcaactttttggccgaaaaactcaacattttcgtctcaaacctctttgtaaccttagatcggacctttaaaACCTTTTTCTGGACAAAAACGGTTTTCCGGCGACCGGGGACTAACGGCGTtaaggttctgttagtcagggtccattggtggccaatatgtcaatagttgggactgccggtggttatttttgaagttgggactattggcggccaacggcgaatagtttgaattattaaaatccaatattcctataTTATAAATCTATAATATATGCCAATCCTTTGTAACTTCATGTCCAAAAATTCTACTAATGATACAACATACATCAAGTATCTTCCAAAACAAGATGTGTTTGATCATACCAATTTCGAAAGATCAAGCCCAGAGAGATTTACTCCCATTAATCTGACACATCCGCCATTGGCATATTGTACACATTTGATAATATCAGTGCGCGTTAAGTCAGTATGCGTTTGCTCATCCTTCTTCTTATTCAAAAACTCGTTTATCATGTCCACCAGTCCCTGAAATATTCAAAAGGGTGACTAATATACAAAGTACTATACAATAAATCCTTGAGGATACTTAGATTGGTAAAAGAATGAGTTACAAGAAGCTGATAGTATTCCGCTTCCCGCAAAAGCTCTACACGCTCTAAATCAGACAGGTTGGAAACCGGAGCTACACCATCTCTCAACCAATTCAATATATGCCGAAAGTGCTTCCCATCCCTGTCAATAAACACATATCCCTGCAATGATACATGTTCCTTTTGAGCACAAAAAATCTGAATACTCATTGTCAATATAGTTTGATGCTCTAAGAAATCCAGCATGACCCGAGTATTACTCACATCAGACAAAACCAAGATATGAAAATAACAAGGTCAACAAGAATATTAGACATATGAAATGCACATGATCTCCCAAACAAACATGTTGTGTCTACATTACATACTTACCTTGTCATCCTTGCAAACAGTGTGGTGACCACTGAACATGGCAGCAAGCATTGATTGGGGCTCCCTATGAGTTAGTGTATCAACGGTTGTGCGGAATTTCGTTCCACCTGAATCGATAACAATATTAAATAGGTGAGTCTAAACGTACCTCCATTGTATCCTAAACGCACCCCCTATAGTAAAAGTAGAAATATGATGTGATTGTTCGCCAAAAAATCAGAAGAAGAAGTACATTTAGCACAACCCTCTTGAATTAACAATTAAAATCAACTACATCCCCAAGAAATATGATAGTTATTAATTATGACCTATATCAAGATAAACAGTGGAAGAACAGGCGTTGGAGTACATTGCCATCTCCTCCTGACTGAGATATTCGCAGTGCAACCAATGAAGATATATAATTGTGCTATATATAAGACCATGCGTAATGGGGCgttttttgtaaaattttttgCCAGAAAACGCCCTATAACGCCCCACCCCCCATTACAGGGGGCGTTATGGAGcgttattttcgaaaaaaatttaCTCCGGCGTTTTAAAAATAACGCTGAAAATGGTGGGGGCCCACATCTTTCGACCGTTGCCTTCAACGGTaactttctttaattttttttttttattttaaataattccCACTATATATATTTAACTCACATTCAccattttttatacaaaacttcacaaactctcccactttcttcccacttttataaaaaaaaacccaccTTCTACCACCTACAAGGCGatgcgttgatccttgcgcaaatgcgtcgccaaaaaattaaagaaaaatatggactctagatgatattaatttttaatgttttttttttatttttttcagttatttttctgttttttttttttattttcagcttttttttttcagtttcggttttttttaattttttttttaattttttttttcaagtaatgtaatttttttttaaattaatgaatgttattttatgttttaaattaaaaaaaagataattgtgaaatgattgtaaaatgattgaatggggcattatggggcgttataccactacaccactttttCTATAATGTCCCCATGCTGACTAGgatgccacatggcgcaaaacgccccatggtgggggcattatagttgatcaccactacacatggtctaatagtAGGGAATTGAAGAACACTGAAGATGAAATGAAAAGCATCTATGAGATTGAAGGTGAAAAGTTGGCAAAATTGAAAACTCAAGAGTCTTTCTGCATGTAGGTGGTGTTGGAATTACAAAAGTGAACAGATTGGAAATTTATTGAAGGTTAAAGAAAAGTTAGAAAAtttcaattaattttttttttgaacttttcATGAAAAAAAAATCTCAAACCATTGAAAACTTATCTGtaaatattatttattaataCCACTAATTGTTAATACTACTgtattttactatttttttagtatttttttatacttttggttttctggcgccagaggccgtagacctacttagtcgagttcaaaaaggggtagcggcgcagcttgttgcccgtttaccaactatctcgatgtaaattcgtAACGTATTATATATGGTTTACTTAAATCCAACCTTTATAAAAATTACTTTACTATATTATTAAAAAATCAAGGTTAGGAATAGTTagctttttatttttttcaaattgATCACAAGTTATTGTTTTTTACACatttattttctttactttttaagttaaatacatttttatttttatcttaactttaataattttttttattacgGGTTGAGATAACTTTGGGGTCAACCGACATcaaaaataccggtacggtccttTCGGTATTTGTACATGAAAGTAAAAAAACGGCACCAACGTGGTACACAAAACACCAAAAGTCGATATCGAATTgatattgaaaatcttttagttcgggaaattcggtactactacctggtaccatttgctcatcactGATCACGGCTACCATACGAACAACAACTAtgtcgtacaacttttttttgttgatttacttcaacttttaatgatttatgttttttttagtttcaatggtagggatgagctcggtaccaactgataccgaatcgatactggtaccgaaaataccggttacggtactagtatatgaaggtaaaaactggtagcgaaccggtaccaggaacgccaaaaatcggtaccgaattggtacttaagatctttcggtttgGAAAATTCAGAATCgatacccagtaccatttgctcatctttGACCACGGGTTTAATATGAATAACAACATTACCATACaatttttttggttgattttcttttggtcatattttagtgttttttttctacATTATTGTCAGCGGTTCCGTACTCAACGCGCTCGTAataatttcaaaacacatgtaaacacagactaaataataaaaaaagttcgccgcaacgcggcgatGATGATAAACCTAGTTAACTTTATAAAAGAAAGTTAAAACTTTCAGCGCAATTGATACAAATCAAAGGCAAAAAGAAAGTGGGTTGGTTAAAGTGGTGGTCAATTCACAATTttccaaaattttaaattttgagaaAATTAACTAAATAACGTGGATATATATGTGGGGAAATAAACTCTTTAACGAGTCAAATTAAGTCGAGGTGGGGTCAATTTGAACTCGGCTTGTTTACAACCTAGTCAAGATCGAGCTAGCTATATTCGAGTTATTTTGGAGTAAGCTTTTTTCAAACAAGTTTCTAGCTATTCGAACACTAACTCAATCTCATCATTACTTGGGTCTTGGTTTCACCAACTGATTCTTTTATAGAAAACATTTCACAATATCATGAAAAGAACTAGAACATTGAGATGGATGGGGGGTTGCACCCCCGGTTCCCACTAAGCTACGCCACTGCAAGTATTACTCACATCAGACAAAAGCAAGATATGAAAATATCAAGGTCAACAAGAATAGACATATGAAACGCACATGATCTCGCAAACAAACATGTTGTGTCTGCATTACATACTTACCTTGTCATCCTTGCAAACAGTGTGGTGATCACTGAACATGGCAGCAAGCATTGATTGGGGCTCCCTGTGAGGTAGTGTATCAGCGGTTGTGCGGAATTTCATTCCACCTGTTTCGATAATATTATTAAAGGTTTTTTACATATTCCCCCCTCCTAAGAAggcttattacatatttccctaAACAAAAAAATCATTTATATATTTCCCCCTCGTAACCCATAtgtattacatatttcccctttttactattttacccttaattaACCTATTAAATGactaattacatatttcccctttctaccgtttaaatataaatataatttataattacTGTTTGTAACAGTATGCTTTTGTTTGATTAACAATAACAATGCTAACTAATTTACCTTACTACTTAAAAGAGTATTAGAAAGTAATAATATTATTTTCTTACAATACACACGCTACATTGTGATtaaattttttgttattttattttgttgGATCAAGAGCTACGAATTGTAGAACTTATAATTTATTGCGCTGAATGATTATCACATAAAAAGTTAAGATGACAGGATGATTGCTGATAGCACTTGGTTATTTTCTAATTGtgtatacttttttttttttttaaataggcATGATTCACAACATGCATCAATATCATGAAACAAGTTACAGAGACTAACTATTAATTAATTCAGTAATTTGAAACCGACATAGACGTACTAGGAAGGGTCTTAGAACGGGGACATATGTGAAAAGCCTTTGAGAAAATAGAAGAATTAGAGAAATATGTAATTAGTCACTTAACAAGtttattaagggtaaaatagtaattgataaggctggagggtgtgggggcgCCACCCTCGCCAGCTGGGCACCTATAGCGCCCCAAGGTGCTATCGAACCACACCCTAGGCGCTATGGCGGGGCGCCATTGAAGTCTCGCCACCATGGTAACGAGCTCGAAGGCCTTTATCAGGTGGGGCCCATAACTTGTAAaccaataaattttttttttattttatttaatagggggctccatccacaccctACAAATTAAAGGGGGGCTCCATGGCTGACGTGGATCTACGTGGATCCTACGTGGACTTGATAAAGTCTCATggggctccaaccacaccctatagcctaagagtaattttaatgaaaaagGAAAATATGTAAATCATGTGGGTTaggaggggaaatatgtaattgagtTTTTTGTTTGAAGAAATATGTAATAAGCCCTCTTAAGATGAGGAAATATATAAAACCTTCTATTATTGAACTAgtcatttacccgcgcgatgcggcgggacatatatcacttaggttggtgagttttgGGCTATGTACGGAGGTTGTTTATAGTTAGTCTATCAATCACTTCGTAATTTACTGTATTGTACGCCTGTGTCGTTTTGGCTCCTTAGAGTACTGGTACGACATTCGGTAT contains the following coding sequences:
- the LOC110888821 gene encoding FH protein interacting protein FIP2, producing MAMYSNACSSTVYLDIGGTKFRTTVDTLTHREPQSMLAAMFSGHHTVCKDDKGYVFIDRDGKHFRHILNWLRDGVAPVSNLSDLERVELLREAEYYQLLGLVDMINEFLNKKKDEQTHTDLTRTDIIKCVQYANGGCVRLMGVNLSGLDLSKLKLSSVDFSFACLKNVIFSRANLCHSKFQEVDAEKTIFHDATMSE